DNA sequence from the Verrucomicrobiota bacterium genome:
AGGCGTGTGACGGTACCATCCGTGGCCACGCTCCACACGTTGCGCGGGGTAAAATCGAGATCGGCATACCAGACCTTGTCCGCATTCGGAATATCCGGTTGCGTTGCGCCGCGCTGCCAGCGCGTCACCAATTCTGAGCCGCAAAGGACCGCCGGTCCCTGGCCCCAGTTGGGATCGCTGGTCAGCCGGATGGGGTTGCCCGCCTCACCGGAATCCCGGGTATTCAGTGTGCCCCGATATGCCACACCGCCCTTGAATACATAAGTGTGAATGCCGGAACCGGCTTGGGCGTTGGCAGTGGCATTCGGATCCCATGGATGATGTTTCCACGGCTTAGCCTGGGTGCCGGGATTTGTGTCGTCGCCGGATGCAAAATCAATATGACGCACCGACGCACCCTTTTCGAATACGAACGGCTGCGGGGTCCATTCGAGATCGCCGGTGGGCACGACTTTGGCGTGTGGCTGTTGCCAGGAATACGTGGCCGCCAGAGTGGTGCCGGCCAGCCATAATGCCTGCAAAGAAAGCAGCGTTGGTCTCATGCGGATAGGTGTATCAGGAATTCCCGTGCGGCCAATCAAAAACGAACCCTCCCCAGAAACTTCGTAGCCGACGACGTCAGTCGGCACATAAATTGGTAGTTCAAGGGCTCAATGCATTCCTGAATCGCGCGCTACCACGGTGTCGTAAAGACCGTAATGTGTGAGCCCTTCATGGCTCTCGATGCCCGTGTAGCACAGCGAGGAATCCTCATAGCGCCGGAAGGCGAAGACGGCTTGATTCATCTGCTCGGTATTAAACACCTTGAGATCCACGAGCAGGTGGAAATCCTTTACCGTCAGACCGGTCACGGTCAGAAACAAGTCCGTTTCAATCTTGGTAATGACGTCCTGGAGCGTGTTCTCCCGGAAGTCGGTCAGATACATGAACGCCGGAATGCGCGTGGCGAACTTGATGAGCTTCTCCTGCACCAGCTTCCGCTTGGACTTGTATTCCTTTTCCTCATCGGTGAGTTGCTTCTTCTCCTTTGCCGACAAGTCCTTCTCCTTCGCCTTGTTTTTGAGGGCTTTGACCTTCTCGCTCTTGTTGATGATGGTCTCGATAATGTTGTTGCCCAGAGCACGCCAGCCTTCGATGCGCTCCACGGCGGCCATCGCCTCGGGGTTGTCGAGGACACGGCGCAGAGTGTCGTTATCCACGTTCACCAGCATGGCTGATTCCCACTTGCGCGCCAGCAGCGTGGCCGAGGTTCCGGCCATCGCGATATCGAGAATGCCGCCCGCATCAATCTGTGTCATGTTCGCGCCGTCGTAGGCCAGCACCGGCAGGAACGATACCAGATCCTTCACGGCGTTCTCCGGATTCGGCTCGCCGGGCGAAAGACCGATCCCGTATTCCGAGAGCTGCCGCAACGCGCGCGTGGGCGCAAAGTCGAATACGAAACAGACCGGCTTGAGGATTTCCTCCGCGTTCGGGGCGTCGCCGTTGGGGTTCTTGATGGACCACGGCGATTGCACGCGAAACGCCGACTGAAAATACGTCTCCGGCGATTTGAGGTTCCGCAGCATCAAGATGGATGACCACTGCGGCACGGTGATGCCGGTGGTGAGCTTGCCGCAGGAGAGCGTGATGGTCTTGGTGTCGAAGCCGCTGCCGATGGCCTGACGCACGGGCGGCAGCGCGTCCAACCCGATGCCTGCCGAAGAGCCAGCCGCGACGATCGCATCGTAATCACGCCAGAAAACGTTTTGCTTCTCGCCGAGCAGGTTCGCCATCGCGTGACAGGCCGCGACATTGGGCAGGAACCAGAACGAATGCTGGAGATACGGCAGCAGGCGCACGTCCGAATACGGGAACGGCGGCCGCGTGCCGGTCTTGAGATACTCCACCGCCTTGGACGCATACCCGCCGCGAATGATGTTCAACCACTTTTGCACATCGCTCTTGTGTTTGAACTGCGCCTTCTTCCCTTCACCCGAGGCCTCGAAGAAGGCGTTGAGGTCGAACTCATTAAACTCCCCGCCGCTTGCGATGGCCACCAGCTCTTCTGGCATCTGATACGTGAGCAGCCGCATCTGCGGCAGCGCGCCGTAGGGGTTCCACTTGCCAGGGGTCTTCGCCGCGAACTCTTCCTTGGCGCGTTGCTCATCGGTGTAGGTCCAGTTGAAAATCTGTTCCTCGATGAATTCGCCCGTGGCCAGCGCCTTGAACGGCGTGCCGGAGAGGTAGAGGTAGGCCTTGGTGGTGATGGGCAGGAACTCCGTCTCGTTCTCCGAGAGTTCGCTCAGGTCCTCGTTCACGTCTGCCAAGTCGGCGGCGTATTTGAGTTCTTTCTTGGCCACCGCCTCTTCTTCGCCCTCAAATAGTTCCTTGGCCGTGTCGCGCCACGCGCCGAAGTGGTATTCGTCAAACACGACCAAATCCCATTTCACCCTATGAAGCCACGTGTTCTTCGGCTTGATGTTCCCCACCTCGTCGCGCCCCAGCAAATCCTGGAACGAACCGAAATAGACGAGCGGTTTCTTGGCCGAGATCCGCGTCGGATCGCTCTCGGAATTGCGGGAGAGGTATTGCCAGCCGTCGAAATCCACGTGGGATTCGAGGTCCGTCTGCCACGCATCTTCCACCGCCGGCTTGAATGTCACTACCAGCACGCGCTTGGCCCCGAGTTTCCGCGCGAGCTGATAACTGGTGAAGGTCTTGCCAAAGCGCATCTTCGCGTTCCACAGGAAGCGCGGGACGGCGTGCATGTCTTCGTTCCAGATGGAGTGGAAATAAGCGTGGGTCTTCTCCACGGCGGCGCGCTGCTCGGCGCGCATGGCGAAGGTCTCCGAATGCGTGCCGGTGAACCGCTGCCCGGTGCGCAACTCGGTGAGGACGGTCTTCACGTCCTTGAGCGTGCAGCGCACCCATTCCAACTCGTTATTCTCAAAGCCTTTCTTGACGAGGGCGGCGCGCACCTCGTGATCGGTGAAGGTTGTGCCGTCGGCGCGCTCGGCGACCTCATCCAGCTCAATGGTATAGTTCTTGATATTGGCGGTCTTGAGCTGCTCGGCGATGCGCTGCTTAACGTCGCGCGTGGTCTGCCCCACCTTGAGCAGGTCCTTGTGGGCCTTGTCAGCGATGGAGTAGGCATAGATGCGCGGCCGGGCTTCCGGCTTCAGCGCAAGGATTTCTTCGATGGTGGGCTTACTCATTGGGATGCCTCTTGATGACTTCCCAGTGACCGGCCTTGTCGGAGCCCACGCGCTTGATCCGGCCCTGTTCACGGAGAACCTTGAGGTGTCGCTTGATGGTTTTGTCGGTTACGCCCAGCGTGAGTGCCATCTTCTGCGCCGTGGCTTTAGGATTGGCCCGCACCAGAATCAGAATTTTGTCCCGGATCTCGTTTACAGGGACATTTACAGGGACATTTACAGGGACATCTTCCGTGATGCTTTCCCG
Encoded proteins:
- a CDS encoding GIY-YIG nuclease family protein; translated protein: MSKPTIEEILALKPEARPRIYAYSIADKAHKDLLKVGQTTRDVKQRIAEQLKTANIKNYTIELDEVAERADGTTFTDHEVRAALVKKGFENNELEWVRCTLKDVKTVLTELRTGQRFTGTHSETFAMRAEQRAAVEKTHAYFHSIWNEDMHAVPRFLWNAKMRFGKTFTSYQLARKLGAKRVLVVTFKPAVEDAWQTDLESHVDFDGWQYLSRNSESDPTRISAKKPLVYFGSFQDLLGRDEVGNIKPKNTWLHRVKWDLVVFDEYHFGAWRDTAKELFEGEEEAVAKKELKYAADLADVNEDLSELSENETEFLPITTKAYLYLSGTPFKALATGEFIEEQIFNWTYTDEQRAKEEFAAKTPGKWNPYGALPQMRLLTYQMPEELVAIASGGEFNEFDLNAFFEASGEGKKAQFKHKSDVQKWLNIIRGGYASKAVEYLKTGTRPPFPYSDVRLLPYLQHSFWFLPNVAACHAMANLLGEKQNVFWRDYDAIVAAGSSAGIGLDALPPVRQAIGSGFDTKTITLSCGKLTTGITVPQWSSILMLRNLKSPETYFQSAFRVQSPWSIKNPNGDAPNAEEILKPVCFVFDFAPTRALRQLSEYGIGLSPGEPNPENAVKDLVSFLPVLAYDGANMTQIDAGGILDIAMAGTSATLLARKWESAMLVNVDNDTLRRVLDNPEAMAAVERIEGWRALGNNIIETIINKSEKVKALKNKAKEKDLSAKEKKQLTDEEKEYKSKRKLVQEKLIKFATRIPAFMYLTDFRENTLQDVITKIETDLFLTVTGLTVKDFHLLVDLKVFNTEQMNQAVFAFRRYEDSSLCYTGIESHEGLTHYGLYDTVVARDSGMH